A single Providencia manganoxydans DNA region contains:
- the rpoD gene encoding RNA polymerase sigma factor RpoD, translating into MEQNPQSQLKLLVTKGKEQGYLTYAEVNDHLPEDIVDSDQIEDIIQMINDMGIQVMEEAPDADDLILAETTSDTDEDAAEAAAQVLSSVESEIGRTTDPVRMYMREMGTVELLTREGEIDIAKRIEDGINQVQCSVAEYPEAITYLLEQYDRVEAGESRLSDLITGFVDPNAEEDLAPTATHVGSELPQEELDKDDDEDEDDEDGDDSDSDDDNSIDPELAREKFSELRVQYEKTRQHIKQFGRSNAQTAVAIEELSEVFKQFRLVPKQFDYLVNNMREMMDRVRFQERTIMKLCVEQCKMPKKNFITLFSGNETSETWLTAAKAMNKPWSEKLLDVEEEILRCLQRLRQIEEETGLTIEQVKDINRRMSIGEAKARRAKKEMVEANLRLVISIAKKYTNRGLQFLDLIQEGNIGLMKAVDKFEYRRGYKFSTYATWWIRQAITRSIADQARTIRIPVHMIETINKLNRISRQMLQEMGREPSPEELAERMLMPEDKIRKVLKIAKEPISMETPIGDDEDSHLGDFIEDTTLELPLDSATSESLRSATHEVLAGLTAREAKVLRMRFGIDMNTDHTLEEVGKQFDVTRERIRQIEAKALRKLRHPSRSEVLRSFLDE; encoded by the coding sequence ATGGAGCAAAACCCGCAGTCGCAGCTTAAGCTACTCGTAACCAAGGGTAAAGAGCAAGGTTACTTAACCTATGCTGAGGTCAACGACCATCTGCCGGAAGATATCGTCGATTCAGATCAGATTGAAGATATCATCCAAATGATTAATGACATGGGCATCCAGGTCATGGAAGAAGCACCTGACGCCGATGATTTGATACTCGCTGAAACTACTTCCGATACGGACGAAGACGCAGCAGAAGCCGCTGCACAAGTTCTATCCAGTGTTGAAAGTGAAATTGGTCGTACTACTGACCCTGTGCGCATGTATATGCGTGAAATGGGCACCGTCGAACTCTTAACCCGTGAAGGTGAGATCGACATTGCAAAACGTATCGAAGATGGCATCAACCAAGTCCAGTGTTCTGTTGCAGAATACCCTGAAGCCATTACCTACTTACTTGAACAGTATGATCGCGTAGAAGCTGGCGAAAGCCGCCTATCTGACCTAATTACTGGTTTCGTCGATCCTAACGCTGAAGAAGATTTAGCACCAACTGCAACTCACGTTGGTTCAGAGCTTCCTCAAGAAGAGTTAGATAAAGACGATGATGAAGATGAAGACGATGAAGACGGCGATGACAGCGATAGCGATGACGATAACAGCATCGATCCTGAATTAGCCCGTGAAAAATTCAGCGAACTGCGTGTGCAGTACGAAAAAACTCGTCAACACATTAAACAGTTTGGCCGCAGCAATGCCCAAACAGCTGTTGCTATTGAAGAACTTTCAGAAGTCTTCAAACAGTTCCGTTTAGTGCCTAAGCAGTTTGACTATCTGGTCAATAACATGCGTGAAATGATGGACAGAGTTCGTTTCCAAGAACGTACCATCATGAAACTGTGTGTTGAACAGTGCAAAATGCCGAAGAAAAACTTTATCACCCTGTTTAGTGGTAATGAAACTAGCGAGACTTGGTTAACCGCAGCTAAAGCGATGAACAAGCCATGGTCTGAAAAACTGTTAGATGTTGAAGAAGAAATTCTGCGTTGCCTACAAAGGCTCCGTCAAATCGAAGAAGAAACTGGCTTAACCATTGAGCAAGTCAAAGATATCAACCGTCGTATGTCTATCGGTGAAGCAAAAGCTCGCCGTGCGAAGAAAGAGATGGTTGAAGCAAACTTACGTCTGGTTATTTCGATTGCGAAGAAATACACCAACCGTGGCTTGCAGTTCCTTGACCTGATCCAAGAAGGTAACATTGGTTTGATGAAAGCGGTAGATAAGTTTGAATATCGCCGTGGTTACAAATTCTCAACTTATGCAACTTGGTGGATCCGTCAGGCAATTACGCGTTCGATTGCGGATCAGGCTCGTACTATCCGTATACCGGTTCACATGATTGAAACTATCAACAAACTGAACCGTATCTCTCGTCAAATGCTGCAAGAAATGGGCCGTGAACCTTCACCTGAAGAGTTAGCGGAACGCATGCTAATGCCGGAAGATAAGATCCGTAAGGTACTGAAAATCGCTAAAGAGCCAATCTCAATGGAAACCCCAATCGGTGATGATGAAGATTCACATCTGGGCGACTTCATTGAAGATACCACTTTAGAGCTACCATTAGACTCAGCCACTTCAGAGAGCCTGCGTTCAGCAACTCATGAAGTCTTAGCTGGTCTAACCGCGCGTGAAGCAAAAGTACTGCGTATGCGTTTTGGTATCGATATGAACACTGACCACACCTTAGAGGAAGTGGGTAAACAGTTCGATGTTACGCGTGAGCGTATTCGTCAGATCGAAGCTAAAGCATTACGTAAATTGCGTCACCCAAGCCGCTCAGAAGTGTTACGCAGCTTCCTTGATGAGTAA